A region from the Actinoplanes sp. OR16 genome encodes:
- a CDS encoding SDR family oxidoreductase, giving the protein MNDTKIALVTGANKGIGYEIAAGLGRLGYRVGVGARDEHRREDAVAKLRAAGAEAFGVPLDVTDDESATTAARLIEERFGRLDALVNNAGITGGVPQNPTGVDLEIIRTVVETNVIGVVRVTNAMLPLLRRSPSPRIVNMSSTVGSLKRQPTNGGPIAIAYAPSKTFLNAVTVQYAREFDGTNILINAACPGYVATDLNGFRGHRTPQQGAATAIRLATLPDGGPTGGFFDDDGEIPW; this is encoded by the coding sequence ATGAACGATACGAAGATCGCACTGGTCACCGGCGCCAACAAGGGCATCGGCTACGAGATCGCGGCCGGGCTGGGCCGGCTCGGCTACCGGGTCGGGGTCGGCGCACGCGATGAGCATCGGAGGGAGGACGCCGTAGCCAAGCTCCGCGCGGCCGGAGCGGAGGCTTTCGGCGTACCCCTCGATGTCACCGACGACGAGAGCGCGACCACCGCCGCCCGGCTGATCGAGGAGCGATTCGGGAGGCTGGACGCGCTGGTGAACAACGCCGGCATCACCGGTGGCGTGCCGCAGAACCCGACCGGCGTGGACCTGGAGATCATCCGCACGGTGGTGGAGACGAACGTGATCGGCGTCGTCCGCGTGACGAACGCGATGCTGCCGCTGCTGCGCCGCTCGCCGTCGCCGCGCATCGTGAACATGTCCAGCACGGTCGGCTCCCTGAAGAGGCAGCCGACGAACGGCGGGCCGATCGCGATCGCCTACGCGCCGTCGAAGACGTTCCTCAACGCGGTGACGGTGCAGTACGCCCGGGAGTTCGACGGCACGAACATCCTGATCAACGCGGCCTGTCCCGGGTACGTCGCGACCGACCTCAACGGATTCCGCGGCCACCGCACCCCGCAACAGGGCGCGGCGACCGCGATCCGGCTGGCGACCCTGCCGGACGGCGGCCCGACGGGTGGCTTCTTCGACGACGACGGCGAGATCCCCTGGTAG
- a CDS encoding LysR family transcriptional regulator, with protein sequence METRELRFFIAVAEELHFGRAARRLGMAQPPLSRAIRQLERRLGTTLFDRDSHRVALTAAGMVLLDEGRAALDAVEAAERRTRRAGSAGDPGVVLATKAGASVELLTKLLHAYAAEPGAVPVEVLLCGPGEQEAILRDGRADVALLHRPFDSAAGLDTEELTTEGQVAILPAGHPLTTGDSLTLADVEALAGLPMPRWPRRDGTYPEGPGPEVRDHTQILQLIALGRTLTIAPESVRAQLRDDVAAVPVLDAPRVTTMIAWPPHSRSRPVADLVRAATRL encoded by the coding sequence ATGGAAACCCGCGAGTTGCGCTTCTTCATCGCCGTCGCCGAGGAACTGCACTTCGGGCGGGCCGCGCGACGGCTCGGCATGGCGCAGCCGCCGCTGTCCCGCGCCATCCGCCAGCTGGAACGACGACTCGGGACGACCCTCTTCGACCGCGACAGCCACCGGGTCGCCCTGACCGCCGCCGGGATGGTGCTGCTCGACGAGGGGCGGGCCGCGCTCGACGCGGTCGAGGCGGCGGAGCGTCGCACCCGCAGGGCCGGATCGGCGGGAGACCCCGGCGTGGTTCTGGCGACGAAGGCGGGAGCATCCGTCGAGCTGCTGACCAAACTGCTGCACGCCTATGCCGCGGAGCCGGGCGCCGTACCCGTCGAAGTCCTCCTCTGCGGCCCCGGCGAACAGGAGGCGATCCTGCGGGACGGCCGGGCCGACGTGGCGTTGCTGCACCGGCCGTTCGACAGCGCCGCGGGCCTCGACACCGAGGAACTGACGACCGAGGGCCAGGTCGCGATCCTCCCGGCCGGGCATCCCCTGACGACCGGCGACTCCCTGACCCTCGCCGACGTCGAAGCCCTCGCCGGCCTGCCGATGCCCCGCTGGCCGCGCCGGGACGGCACCTACCCGGAGGGTCCCGGCCCGGAAGTCCGCGACCACACCCAGATCCTGCAGCTCATAGCGTTGGGCCGCACCCTGACGATCGCCCCCGAATCGGTCCGCGCCCAGCTCCGCGACGACGTCGCAGCCGTCCCGGTCCTGGACGCGCCCCGGGTGACCACGATGATCGCCTGGCCACCCCACAGCCGCTCCCGCCCGGTCGCCGACCTGGTCCGCGCCGCCACCCGCCTGTAG
- a CDS encoding pyruvate dehydrogenase translates to MNDPSKDIEVLREIARRVLWLSAAIVDAANAGRPNDSGVKVGGHQASSASMVDIMVALWFAELTAADRVSVKPHASPVLHAVNYLLGDLDESYLPLLRARGGLQSYPSRLKDPDTVDFSTGSVGIGATAALWAAMAHRYLASQFPGAPAGGRFVSLLGDAELDEGAIWEAVMDPAVAKMGELLWVVDLNRQSLDRVVPDIQIAKLQGMFAAAGWQVVILKWGRIISRLFERPGGDALRARLEAMPNEEYQRMLRAPAETASRILAGAPELKVLLDDIDPADLAAAVRDLGGHDLGLLVDTFRGVDDDRPTVVFAYTVKGRGLPTEGHPNNHSALLSPVQMDALALSSGMDRGAPWQRFAPDTAAGQLCAERERVLRRTPVTPTSPLPVPAQLGHPYRKPISTQAALGRLLADLPRDAPAAAARVVTCSPDVASSTNLGGWINKTGVWSVQDRRDWFADDTERVLRWQENSNGQHIELGIAEVNLVSLLGELGATWSRWGERLIPIATLYDPFVSRALEPWSYGIYAGGQSILVGTPSGVTLAPEGGAHQSITTPSIGLEQPGCVAWEPAFPQDLEWCFLHAMSRVGVDGGTSAYFRLSTRPIDPLLAPVPENPALRERRRRRAIAGGYRLPSPRPDDDVTLVGVGAIMPEVIAAARLLTDQGVNAGVVCLTSPDLVFRSFQQRGSRDPGLGGAIIDELFPAAHPAPLVTVMDGHPHTLAFLSAARGDRIRCLGVTGFGQSSSLSDAYRLHGIDTPSIVDAALAVAGL, encoded by the coding sequence ATGAACGACCCCTCCAAGGACATCGAGGTCCTGCGCGAGATCGCCCGCCGGGTGCTGTGGTTGTCGGCCGCGATCGTCGACGCCGCGAACGCCGGCCGCCCCAACGACTCAGGCGTGAAGGTGGGCGGCCACCAGGCGTCCAGCGCCTCGATGGTCGACATCATGGTCGCCCTCTGGTTCGCCGAACTGACGGCCGCCGACCGGGTATCCGTCAAACCGCACGCCTCGCCCGTGCTGCACGCCGTCAACTACCTGCTCGGCGACCTCGACGAGTCGTACCTCCCGCTGCTGCGGGCCAGAGGTGGCCTGCAGTCGTACCCGTCCCGGCTCAAGGACCCGGACACCGTCGACTTCTCCACCGGCTCGGTCGGGATCGGCGCCACCGCGGCGCTCTGGGCAGCGATGGCCCACCGCTACCTCGCCTCGCAGTTCCCCGGCGCCCCGGCCGGCGGGCGGTTCGTCAGCCTGCTCGGCGACGCCGAACTCGACGAGGGCGCCATCTGGGAAGCGGTGATGGACCCGGCCGTGGCGAAGATGGGCGAGCTGCTCTGGGTCGTCGACCTCAACCGCCAGTCCCTGGACCGGGTCGTCCCGGACATCCAGATCGCCAAGCTGCAGGGCATGTTCGCGGCGGCCGGCTGGCAGGTCGTCATCCTGAAGTGGGGCCGGATCATCTCCCGGCTGTTCGAACGCCCCGGCGGTGACGCCCTCCGGGCCCGCCTGGAGGCGATGCCGAACGAGGAGTACCAGCGGATGCTGCGCGCCCCGGCGGAGACGGCCTCCCGCATCCTGGCCGGCGCACCGGAACTCAAGGTCCTGCTCGACGACATCGACCCGGCCGACCTGGCCGCCGCCGTGCGCGACCTCGGCGGCCACGATCTGGGGCTGCTCGTCGACACGTTCCGCGGTGTCGACGACGACCGGCCGACGGTGGTGTTCGCCTACACCGTCAAGGGCCGGGGACTCCCGACGGAAGGTCACCCGAACAATCATTCGGCGCTGCTCTCCCCCGTACAGATGGATGCCCTCGCTCTGTCCTCCGGGATGGATCGTGGAGCTCCGTGGCAGCGGTTCGCGCCGGACACCGCCGCCGGGCAGCTCTGTGCCGAGCGGGAACGCGTGCTGCGACGCACCCCGGTGACGCCCACATCGCCGCTTCCGGTTCCCGCTCAGCTCGGTCACCCGTACCGGAAACCCATCAGCACCCAGGCAGCGCTCGGCCGCCTCCTCGCCGACCTCCCCCGCGATGCCCCCGCGGCGGCGGCCCGCGTCGTCACCTGCTCACCGGACGTCGCCTCCTCCACCAACCTCGGCGGCTGGATCAACAAGACCGGCGTGTGGTCGGTCCAGGATCGCCGCGACTGGTTCGCCGACGACACCGAACGGGTGCTGCGCTGGCAGGAGAACAGCAACGGCCAGCACATCGAACTGGGCATCGCCGAAGTCAACCTGGTGTCCCTGCTGGGCGAACTCGGCGCCACCTGGTCCCGCTGGGGCGAACGTCTCATCCCGATCGCGACCCTCTACGACCCGTTCGTCTCACGTGCGCTGGAACCCTGGTCGTACGGCATCTACGCCGGAGGCCAGTCGATCCTCGTCGGCACACCGTCGGGCGTGACCCTCGCCCCTGAAGGCGGCGCCCACCAGTCCATCACCACCCCGTCGATCGGCCTGGAACAGCCCGGCTGCGTGGCCTGGGAACCGGCGTTCCCCCAGGACCTCGAATGGTGCTTCCTGCACGCGATGAGCCGGGTCGGCGTCGACGGCGGCACGTCAGCGTATTTCCGCCTCTCCACCCGCCCGATCGATCCCCTCCTCGCTCCCGTCCCGGAGAACCCGGCCCTGCGCGAACGCCGCCGCCGTCGGGCGATAGCCGGTGGTTACCGCCTCCCGTCCCCGCGGCCTGACGATGACGTCACGCTGGTCGGGGTAGGCGCGATCATGCCCGAGGTGATCGCCGCCGCCCGATTGCTGACCGATCAGGGCGTCAACGCCGGCGTCGTCTGCCTGACCAGTCCCGACCTGGTGTTCCGCTCCTTCCAGCAGCGAGGCAGCCGCGACCCGGGCCTGGGCGGGGCCATCATCGACGAACTCTTCCCGGCTGCTCATCCGGCGCCGCTCGTCACGGTGATGGACGGCCACCCGCACACCCTGGCCTTCCTCTCGGCGGCCCGCGGCGACCGAATCCGCTGCCTGGGTGTGACCGGATTCGGCCAGTCCTCGAGCCTCTCCGACGCCTACCGCCTGCACGGCATCGACACCCCCTCCATCGTCGACGCGGCCCTGGCCGTGGCAGGCCTCTAG
- a CDS encoding DUF4331 domain-containing protein — translation MPVSPTIARSRTRRTIAALGVGALLIGTVYGLGPGSATASSHREAPLIAADPAVDNTDLYAFVSPERPGYVTFIANWQPFEEPNGGPNFYPFATDATYHIKVDSDGDARPDAEFRWKFRSVDKRGNDTFLYNNGPVTSLDDENLLFRQTYSLESSFDGAPFKTRVDAAPVAPSRVGAASMPDYQTLRDQATRTLPGGWKIFAGQADDPFFLDLDVFNLLYNGDLSGTGTDTLAGYNVNTIALQVPFKDVALNGDAGRNPVIGVWTTTERDRVRISGGAGSGGKVQVSRLGNPLVNEVVVPAGLKDAFNASPPRADARTPALVKRVLEPEVPKLIEAIYGIPAPKTPRNDLAEIFLTGITTKAGGPIKADLNSQLNNKDVTKSGFQPSEQLRLNLSVPVTGDPARLGVLAGDLQGFPNGRRLTDDVVDIELQALVGAAQTGKLVDALAAGDVVDANDRGFGDAFPYLALPNQDPVNTTGGTKSSGTESSGTKSSGTVSGTAGEPAKKSADLQAADTRPAPATVPVAYATGASGLAILIIAGGVFVLLRWRRRRPPHAYHDDDRTMRL, via the coding sequence ATGCCGGTCAGTCCGACAATCGCGCGAAGCCGAACCCGGCGCACCATTGCCGCGCTCGGCGTCGGCGCTCTGCTCATCGGGACGGTGTACGGTCTCGGCCCCGGGTCCGCGACGGCGTCCAGCCACCGTGAGGCGCCCCTGATCGCCGCCGATCCGGCGGTCGACAACACCGACCTGTACGCCTTCGTCAGCCCCGAACGCCCCGGTTACGTCACGTTCATCGCGAATTGGCAGCCGTTCGAGGAGCCGAACGGCGGCCCCAACTTCTACCCGTTCGCGACCGACGCGACCTATCACATCAAGGTCGACAGCGACGGGGACGCGCGACCCGACGCCGAGTTCCGGTGGAAGTTCCGGAGCGTCGACAAGCGCGGCAACGACACGTTCCTCTACAACAACGGCCCGGTCACGTCGCTCGACGACGAGAACCTGCTCTTCCGGCAGACCTATTCACTGGAGTCGTCGTTCGACGGTGCTCCTTTCAAGACCCGGGTCGACGCGGCGCCGGTCGCGCCCTCCCGTGTCGGCGCCGCTTCCATGCCGGACTATCAGACCCTTCGCGATCAGGCCACCCGTACCCTCCCCGGGGGTTGGAAGATCTTCGCTGGTCAGGCCGACGACCCGTTCTTCCTGGATCTGGACGTCTTCAACCTGCTCTACAACGGCGATCTCTCGGGGACCGGCACGGACACGCTCGCCGGGTACAACGTCAACACCATCGCCCTGCAGGTGCCGTTCAAGGACGTGGCGCTGAACGGCGACGCCGGTCGCAACCCGGTGATCGGCGTCTGGACGACGACCGAACGCGACCGGGTGCGGATCAGCGGAGGAGCGGGTTCCGGCGGCAAGGTCCAGGTATCGCGGCTGGGCAATCCGCTGGTCAACGAGGTGGTCGTGCCGGCCGGGCTGAAGGACGCCTTCAACGCCAGCCCACCCCGCGCGGACGCCCGGACCCCCGCGCTGGTCAAGCGGGTGCTCGAACCCGAGGTGCCGAAGCTGATCGAGGCGATCTACGGCATCCCGGCCCCGAAGACGCCGCGCAACGACCTGGCGGAGATCTTCCTGACCGGCATCACCACCAAGGCCGGTGGACCGATCAAGGCGGACCTGAACTCGCAGCTGAACAACAAGGACGTGACGAAGTCCGGGTTCCAGCCCTCGGAGCAGCTGCGGCTGAACCTGTCGGTGCCGGTCACCGGCGATCCGGCCCGGCTCGGGGTGCTCGCCGGTGACCTTCAGGGATTCCCGAACGGGCGGCGGCTCACCGACGACGTGGTGGACATCGAGCTGCAGGCGCTGGTCGGCGCGGCGCAGACCGGCAAGCTGGTCGACGCCCTGGCCGCCGGTGACGTGGTGGACGCGAACGACCGGGGGTTCGGGGACGCGTTCCCGTACCTGGCGCTGCCCAACCAGGATCCGGTGAACACCACCGGCGGTACGAAGAGCAGCGGTACTGAGAGCAGCGGCACCAAGAGCAGCGGCACCGTCAGCGGGACGGCCGGCGAGCCCGCGAAGAAGAGCGCCGATCTGCAGGCCGCGGACACCCGGCCGGCGCCCGCGACCGTCCCGGTGGCCTACGCGACAGGCGCCTCCGGCCTGGCGATCCTGATCATCGCGGGTGGCGTGTTCGTCCTGCTCCGGTGGCGCCGCCGGCGTCCACCGCACGCCTACCACGACGACGACCGGACCATGCGGCTCTGA
- a CDS encoding tetratricopeptide repeat protein: MRAISARLGLAVALAAALLLAGGLLAIPDRAPRTDPVMAVRPPADLLADRIARAQQRLRDVPGDWPGWAALGGAYLEQARITADPGLYAKAQRAAERSLKLRRAGNSAALVVLGALANARHDFGEARDTARAALAVNGHDADAYGVLADALTQLGDASAATIAVQRMLDLRPGLAAYARASYDLELRGELTEATGLMRRALDNAADPHDIAFCHVQLGDLAFGRGDLDGAQASYRAALAADPAAIAARHGLARVTAARGDFSAALADYAELTVRLPQTSTLLEYADLLRAAGRTAEADRQLKLAAAAQRLFTASGGMDGLVAAVLALAEGRTGDAVTAARAEWSRRQHPDVADTLGWALHAAGRDAEAVTYAERAVADGGRTATYAYHLGMIRLGLGDRDAARAQLTFAMTANPYFSPVEAPIARRALLSTGGVR, encoded by the coding sequence ATGCGAGCCATCTCCGCACGTCTCGGCCTGGCCGTCGCGCTGGCGGCCGCGCTGCTCCTGGCCGGCGGCCTGCTGGCCATCCCGGATCGCGCGCCGCGGACCGATCCCGTCATGGCCGTCCGGCCGCCCGCCGACCTGCTCGCCGACCGCATCGCCCGGGCCCAGCAGCGGCTCCGGGACGTGCCGGGGGACTGGCCGGGCTGGGCCGCGCTCGGCGGCGCCTACCTGGAACAGGCCCGGATCACCGCCGACCCCGGGCTCTACGCGAAGGCGCAGCGGGCCGCCGAACGGTCGCTGAAGCTGCGGCGGGCCGGCAACAGCGCGGCGCTGGTGGTGCTCGGCGCCCTGGCGAACGCGCGGCACGACTTCGGCGAGGCCCGGGACACGGCACGGGCGGCGCTGGCGGTCAACGGGCATGACGCCGATGCGTACGGGGTGCTCGCCGACGCGCTCACCCAGCTCGGCGACGCCTCCGCGGCGACCATCGCAGTGCAGCGGATGCTCGACCTCCGCCCGGGCCTGGCCGCTTACGCCCGCGCCTCCTACGACCTCGAACTCCGTGGTGAGCTCACCGAGGCGACCGGCCTGATGCGGCGCGCCCTGGACAACGCCGCCGACCCGCACGACATCGCCTTCTGCCACGTCCAGCTCGGTGACCTGGCGTTCGGCCGGGGTGACCTGGACGGCGCCCAGGCCTCCTACCGGGCCGCTCTCGCCGCCGATCCCGCAGCGATCGCCGCCCGGCACGGCCTGGCCCGCGTCACCGCGGCTCGCGGCGACTTCTCCGCCGCCCTCGCGGACTACGCCGAGCTCACCGTCCGTCTTCCCCAGACCTCGACCCTTCTGGAGTACGCCGACCTGCTGCGTGCGGCCGGCCGCACCGCCGAGGCAGACCGCCAGCTGAAGCTCGCCGCCGCGGCGCAACGACTGTTCACCGCGAGCGGAGGCATGGACGGCCTGGTCGCCGCCGTCCTCGCGCTCGCCGAGGGCCGGACCGGTGACGCGGTGACGGCGGCCCGCGCCGAATGGTCCCGCCGGCAGCACCCGGACGTGGCGGACACCCTCGGCTGGGCCCTGCACGCCGCCGGCCGGGACGCCGAGGCGGTGACGTACGCCGAGCGCGCGGTCGCGGACGGCGGCCGGACGGCGACCTACGCGTACCACCTCGGCATGATCCGTCTCGGCCTCGGTGACCGCGACGCCGCCCGGGCGCAGCTCACCTTCGCGATGACGGCGAACCCGTATTTCTCGCCGGTCGAGGCGCCCATCGCCCGCCGTGCCCTGCTGTCCACCGGAGGCGTTCGATGA
- a CDS encoding High-affinity nickel-transporter — protein MKKLGMAVLLATVIGPVCWPASPASAHPLGDFSVNQYAGLTLRPDGVGVAAVVDVAEIPALQDKTRADADAGGTVSGAELTAYGQRECLALAGSLAVTVSGQRLEWTVPEARYELTPGTGGLSTGRLTCSLTAPAELTAPATVTVENGYRADRVGWREMTAVGDGVRVTASTLPVASLSGQLRSYPADLLSSALDVRSGSIEVSGPGAAAVPAAPPGGGPLSAGPAWLTGAQNRVEEVLGGRLDPLVVGLAFALALLLGAGHAVLPGHGKTVMAAYFAGRRGRIRDAMAIGGTVTLAHTGGVLLMGLILSTSTALAGEQVLRVLGVVSGLLVVAVGTGMLVTARRTHAHHHGHTHTHHHGHAHTHHRLNLAGIGLAGGLVPSPSALVVLLGAIGLGRAGLGFALVVAYGAGMAATLTGTGLLLSAAQHRLGHLFTGAGRLGALSGLGRRIAASAPTATAALIVVVGVGISARTLALV, from the coding sequence ATGAAGAAGCTCGGCATGGCCGTCCTGCTCGCGACGGTCATCGGACCGGTCTGCTGGCCGGCATCCCCGGCGTCGGCGCACCCGCTCGGCGATTTCTCCGTCAACCAGTACGCGGGGCTGACCCTGCGCCCCGACGGGGTCGGCGTGGCAGCCGTCGTCGACGTGGCGGAGATCCCGGCCCTGCAGGACAAGACCAGGGCGGACGCTGATGCCGGCGGCACGGTGTCGGGCGCGGAGCTCACGGCGTACGGGCAGAGGGAATGTCTCGCCCTGGCCGGAAGCCTCGCCGTGACCGTGAGCGGGCAGCGCCTGGAGTGGACCGTCCCGGAGGCGCGCTATGAGCTGACGCCGGGCACGGGCGGCCTGTCCACCGGGCGGCTGACCTGCTCGCTGACCGCGCCCGCGGAGCTCACCGCACCCGCCACCGTGACCGTCGAGAACGGTTACCGCGCCGATCGGGTCGGCTGGCGGGAGATGACAGCGGTGGGCGACGGGGTGCGGGTGACCGCGTCCACCCTGCCGGTGGCGAGCCTGTCGGGGCAGCTCCGGTCCTATCCGGCCGATCTGCTGTCGTCGGCGCTCGACGTGCGGTCCGGGTCGATCGAGGTGTCCGGGCCCGGTGCGGCGGCCGTCCCCGCCGCCCCGCCCGGAGGCGGTCCCCTCTCCGCCGGGCCGGCGTGGCTGACCGGCGCCCAGAACCGGGTCGAGGAAGTGCTCGGCGGACGGCTGGATCCCCTGGTCGTCGGCCTGGCGTTCGCGCTGGCGCTGCTGCTCGGCGCCGGCCACGCGGTGCTGCCCGGCCACGGCAAGACGGTGATGGCCGCGTACTTCGCCGGCCGGCGCGGACGGATCCGGGACGCGATGGCGATCGGCGGCACGGTGACGCTCGCGCACACCGGGGGAGTCCTGCTGATGGGCCTGATCCTGAGCACCTCCACGGCCCTCGCCGGCGAGCAGGTGCTGCGCGTGCTCGGCGTCGTCAGCGGCCTGCTGGTCGTAGCGGTGGGTACAGGCATGCTGGTGACCGCCCGGAGAACGCACGCGCATCACCACGGACATACGCACACGCATCACCACGGACATGCGCACACGCATCATCGGCTGAACCTCGCCGGCATCGGGCTGGCCGGCGGTCTCGTCCCCAGCCCGTCGGCGCTCGTCGTGCTGCTCGGTGCGATCGGCCTCGGCCGCGCCGGGCTGGGATTCGCGCTGGTCGTGGCGTACGGCGCCGGGATGGCCGCCACGCTGACCGGGACGGGCCTGCTGCTCAGCGCCGCCCAGCACCGCCTGGGTCACTTGTTCACCGGCGCCGGCCGGCTCGGCGCCCTGTCCGGCCTCGGCCGCCGGATCGCCGCGAGCGCGCCGACCGCCACGGCAGCGCTGATCGTCGTCGTCGGGGTGGGCATCAGCGCCCGCACCCTGGCTCTCGTCTGA
- a CDS encoding pitrilysin family protein yields the protein MIQRLEIDGIPALFMPSAGPTHAGLAFRVGVADEPLSRHGITHLIEHLALHSLGVADYHYNGATGDEITYFHLRGSEADVVGFLNGVCASLRDLPMHRLAVEKEILRTEQRGRGASVDDPLAVERYGARGFGLRGYPEMGLPAIGPDDLRRWIDWYFTRGNAALWIAGGGVPSGLRLTLPHGDRRPAPVPAPMEPATPAYFPGPPGVLAWSARVRRHAASSVFAGVLQRAMFRALRQDSGISYTVRAEYATRGDGTGIVLATADALPEKSGAVLGGFVDVLASLRFAGPGPAEVAAVVAQECERLTEASRQGALLTAQVLDLLTGQPVLDLPETVTALRAVTPEQVRAIAAEAYADGLLMTPGRTAAWAGFTRTPSQSASAVTGAVYPAAGDPDLRLFVGQEGVSLVQGEDCFLTVRFDGCAALIAYPDGGRVLVGTDGISVPIEPTMLENAEAAVPYIDSRIHPDLRVDRPARDPSSIPQPPGEDEEACCDDDCCDSDCAGGDCCSSDDCECCGENCCDDDCCPSDCQDGDCCSSGACPGKCCSGVRGRIRRLRSR from the coding sequence ATGATCCAGCGACTGGAGATCGACGGTATTCCGGCGCTGTTCATGCCGTCCGCCGGGCCCACCCACGCGGGGCTGGCGTTCCGGGTCGGCGTCGCGGACGAGCCGCTGTCCCGGCACGGCATCACCCACCTGATCGAGCATCTGGCACTGCACTCACTCGGTGTCGCCGACTACCACTACAACGGCGCCACCGGCGACGAGATCACCTACTTCCATCTGCGGGGCAGCGAGGCCGACGTCGTCGGGTTCCTCAACGGCGTCTGCGCGTCGCTGCGCGACCTGCCGATGCACCGGCTCGCGGTGGAGAAGGAGATCCTGCGGACCGAGCAGCGCGGGCGCGGGGCCTCGGTCGACGATCCGCTCGCCGTCGAGCGGTACGGCGCCCGCGGCTTCGGCCTGCGCGGCTACCCCGAGATGGGACTGCCGGCGATCGGCCCGGACGACCTGCGGCGCTGGATCGACTGGTACTTCACCCGGGGCAACGCGGCACTGTGGATCGCCGGCGGCGGCGTGCCGTCCGGATTGCGCCTCACCCTGCCCCACGGTGACCGGCGGCCCGCGCCGGTCCCCGCGCCGATGGAGCCGGCGACGCCCGCCTACTTCCCCGGCCCGCCCGGCGTCCTGGCCTGGAGCGCCCGGGTACGCCGGCACGCCGCCTCGTCGGTCTTCGCCGGCGTGCTGCAGCGGGCGATGTTCCGCGCCCTGCGCCAGGACAGCGGCATCTCCTACACGGTGCGGGCCGAGTACGCGACCCGTGGCGACGGCACCGGCATCGTCCTCGCCACCGCCGACGCGCTGCCGGAGAAGAGCGGCGCCGTCCTCGGCGGTTTCGTCGACGTGCTGGCCTCGCTGCGGTTCGCCGGCCCCGGCCCGGCCGAGGTCGCGGCGGTCGTGGCCCAGGAGTGCGAGCGGCTCACCGAGGCGTCGCGGCAGGGCGCGCTGCTTACCGCCCAGGTGCTCGACCTGCTCACCGGCCAGCCGGTGTTGGACCTGCCGGAGACGGTGACGGCCCTGCGGGCGGTCACTCCCGAGCAGGTACGGGCGATCGCCGCCGAGGCGTACGCGGACGGCCTGCTGATGACGCCCGGCCGGACCGCCGCCTGGGCCGGTTTCACCCGGACGCCGAGCCAATCGGCGTCCGCGGTCACCGGCGCCGTGTATCCCGCCGCCGGCGACCCCGATCTGCGCCTCTTCGTGGGCCAGGAGGGGGTCAGCCTGGTCCAGGGCGAGGACTGCTTCCTGACCGTGCGTTTCGACGGGTGCGCGGCGCTGATCGCCTACCCGGACGGCGGCCGCGTGCTGGTCGGCACCGACGGCATCAGCGTCCCGATCGAGCCGACGATGCTGGAGAACGCCGAGGCGGCCGTCCCCTACATCGACTCGCGCATCCACCCGGACCTGCGCGTCGATCGCCCGGCCCGGGACCCCTCGTCGATCCCGCAGCCGCCCGGCGAGGACGAGGAGGCGTGCTGCGACGACGACTGCTGTGACAGCGACTGCGCCGGTGGGGACTGCTGCTCGTCCGACGACTGCGAGTGCTGCGGCGAGAACTGCTGTGACGACGACTGCTGCCCGAGCGACTGCCAGGACGGCGACTGCTGCTCCTCCGGCGCCTGCCCCGGCAAGTGCTGTTCCGGCGTACGGGGAAGGATCCGCCGCCTGCGCTCCCGATGA
- a CDS encoding aromatic ring-opening dioxygenase LigA, with product MASTTRRTGAVPLLGLLVIIAGVVLTVAGVITWVTVSSTLSDQKITVSDDADMFAGQHVSQPWEAYAEAMVIGEHASEMAGGKTYAELPRDDPNRDSVMTASFLQASLFTSVVAFGVALLAAGLGIILLLIGYALRRLARVADTADVAAVS from the coding sequence ATGGCATCTACGACGCGCAGGACAGGGGCGGTGCCTCTGCTCGGATTACTGGTGATCATCGCGGGCGTGGTCCTCACGGTCGCGGGCGTGATCACGTGGGTCACGGTCAGCTCGACCCTCTCCGACCAGAAGATCACGGTGTCCGACGACGCCGACATGTTCGCCGGGCAGCACGTCTCGCAGCCATGGGAGGCGTACGCCGAGGCCATGGTGATCGGCGAGCACGCCAGCGAGATGGCCGGCGGCAAGACGTACGCCGAGCTGCCCCGCGACGACCCGAACCGCGATTCGGTGATGACCGCGTCGTTCCTGCAGGCCTCGCTGTTTACGTCGGTGGTCGCGTTCGGCGTCGCCCTGCTGGCCGCGGGCCTGGGCATCATCCTGCTCCTGATCGGCTATGCCCTGCGCCGCCTCGCCAGGGTGGCCGACACCGCGGACGTGGCGGCCGTCAGCTGA